The Clavelina lepadiformis chromosome 3, kaClaLepa1.1, whole genome shotgun sequence region TTAGTTTGACAGACTATAGCTAAACAGAAAGTAACTTGTCCTACTGAAAATCGTCAGAATGCAGTGTAAGTGCATGTGTACATATACAGATGCCAATTGTTAGTGAGTTGCCAAATAGCTCAATGCCACAAAAAACACGGTAAGAGCAAACGACGGATAAAATGCAGCGGATCCGCAGCATAAGTCGATCTGGGAGGCGGTGCGGATAGTTTTCCTTTCCTCAAACTCGTCGGGAAGTTGAAAGTAGGTTTTGTTAAAGATCACCGCATCTTTAAACTCCTTCGGACAGTTTGGTTCGTCTGAAAACAATATTGTGAGGAAATAATTAACTTAGTTAAAAATGCAACAAGACATTTTGTGGCGTCATAAAATGTAGAAACCATGACAAAAACTACAATTGTTATACTGCTTACTGGTTCCTTCGGGCACCGTGATACAACGGAACGGTTGGTTTTTGTCATCGACCAAAATAAACGGAGTGTCGTATTCGTTTCCATTGACAACAAATCCGTTATCCGGCTCAGAGGAGCGAAAATATCTGGGTTTTAAAGTTGGTTGACGattatgtaataaaatattacttaTCTAACAGCATTTCATATTGTGTGAATTCAACAGTTTACGGTTATGCTGAAAGCATTTTTCGAACGaaaattactgtacatgaaATGTATTGGAAGGCCAGATCGTCCAGAATAGATTCGTTTTGCTGCTAAACCGATGATAGCAGCTTTAGCAACATTTCTTGTCGttctaaaagcaaaatatacaaaaataactaTACAACTCCTTCAGCATTGACATACAAGTATTCCAATTGATGTGGAAGTAAAATTATTGCCCTTAGTTATCCTTTGGTTAGTAATAAAGTTTCTTTAATAACAGTGTAAACTCAGCAACGTTCTCAATTTTCATGACATTTTTCCTTTAAATCCGCTTTTTGCTCCTCTGCTTCCTGTATTTCTTCCGCTTCCTCTGCTTCCCCTTCCTCCGCCTCTTCCACCACCCCGACCGCCTCTGGCAGAAATCTCATCAATTTCCAAGGTTTGAATTAGAAAGAGTAAAATGACGAAGAAGCACCAATGACCTTTGAACCCTGACATCACTTCAATGACGTGGTTTCACAAATAA contains the following coding sequences:
- the LOC143448384 gene encoding uncharacterized protein LOC143448384, giving the protein MSGFKGHWCFFVILLFLIQTLEIDEISARGGRGGGRGGGRGSRGSGRNTGSRGAKSGFKGKITTRNVAKAAIIGLAAKRIYSGRSGLPIHFIYFRSSEPDNGFVVNGNEYDTPFILVDDKNQPFRCITVPEGTNEPNCPKEFKDAVIFNKTYFQLPDEFEERKTIRTASQIDLCCGSAAFYPSFALTVFFVALSYLATH